The sequence CTGCACCAAATCCCATATTTTCTAAAATGCTTGGATTTGCATCTGACAATGACAACGTCAGTTGACTTGATTCTGGTTCTTTGTCTACATCCAAATCATCTTTCAAATCAGCTTCAGTCTCCTTTCCAGATGGTTCTCCATTTGTATCCTCTACTGGAGTTGAGTCAGTATCTAACATATCTTTGGATGCTCTTCTGAATTATTGTTGAGTACTCTCTGATCTTGCTTTCTTTTTGTTCTCTTCCTTTTCTCTCCACTCTTTCACTTGTTTAGCAATATCATTAAGTTTCTCTTCATCTGCAGGTTTCAAGTGAATTGTATCCCTGTTGGTGTCAATAATATTCTTCAGGAAGATGATGTTGTTCATCAATGTTTTTGCTTGACCACTTCTCTGATAAGTTATCTCCTGTTTTTCACACTCAAGATACACAAGTTCTTCTGTCATTTCCTCATTCTTCTGCTTCTCTTCTTGCAATTTCCTTGCTGGTGCTAATAGGTCAATTAAATACAGTTCTTCTTGTGTAACAGGATCAAAAAAGTCTTCATGAACCTGCAAACAATGTGAAATATGTTTATGCAAGTTTTTTTTAACGTTCAACCATTAATATATCTTTCACGAGGGGGCGTAGCCCCCGAGTGATGTGCGACGTATAATAATATGCATCAATATAAGTGGAGTACATTTCAGATATgctgtcaaatttggttgttgattccatttttctatagttgatacacaaacattggttgttgactccctaaactaaggtcaacttctattgttgatacacaaacatttgttgttgactccttatactaagatcaatttctattgttgatacacaaatgtTGGTTGTTGACTATCATTTCTATTATTGATACACAAACACttgttgttgactccttacactaagatcaatttctattgttgatacacaaatattggttgttgactaCCATttatattgttgatacacaaacatttgttgttgactccttatactaagatcaatttctttttgttgatacacaaatgttggttgttgactccctaaactaagaTCAAATTCTATTGTTGACAcagtaaaataataaatattcttGAAATACAAATCAAGTCATGATAATAAAATCAGAAATATGCATGGAATATAAATCACGATAAAAAAGtcgtattttgttacctgatgtTTAAACCAAGTCATTATACTATTCCCTTGTTAACATTCTCTTCAAATTCTTTTCCAAGAGCCTTGCACAATGCGTGTTGGCTCCATCTCAGAAATCTTGGAGTTGAATTTTCAAAATTTAACCTCTTGTTGATGTAGTTTCATGTATGTTCGTAGAACCAGTACTccatacaaagaaaaaaaattggttagTTTGACTTACAGTATGCATTTTGCTGTCTTCATAAATAAACATTTATGTAAAATGTTTTGTTACTTTATGTAAATGAACTTATTTTTCTTACTGGCAGTAGAGTTGTGCAGCCAGGAACACTTCCATGCTTTCCTTTCTGCTTTTTAATGTTTTTAAGCAGAAAGTCTACTATGTGATCAGGCCACGAGACTTCGTCCATGTTTAAAATATGAGGCAACCATTTCTTTGCTAATCCCGTTGCACCAGCATCTGTGAAGAAAAATACTATGCATATCCAAAATAGCAAAGAGTCTCACAAAATGTTGTGGGTCAGACTCATCTCTAGCTGCATCTCTTAGTTTACGCTCAATTTCAGCCTTCGATATTTTTGCACTCCAATCTGCACCTTTCTATGGTCTGAACCTGGTCTTTAACCATGCAGTGATTACAGCTCCATTCTTTTGTTTCGGAAACTTCTTCAACTCCTAACTCTCGGTAACCCTTCTTACCTTAAACATCAGTGAAAAATCTTTTGCTTCTAGAGAGCATTCATAAGAAGATTCGTTATCTCCAAACTTgaacttattttttttcttatctaaAGCTCCAATAAGCAGTTGCATtgcaatattttttttgttagcCACTTATCTGTTTCTATATTGCTCATGTCTTGTGTGTAGAATGGTTCGACGAAGCCCCCAGAAAGGAGTTCTTTTCAATGCTTTCCTGTTGGGTGTCGTCTCCTTATTTTCTGAATCTCCTCTTTAAAACAAGTTGTGTAGATATTTACCCATTTCAACCAACGACATCATACATGATTTGAACTTTGTTTTGTTCTTCCTTGACTTACCTGCATAAATGGAACtcattcatttatttttatttttgataaattatGAATTTAAATAGAAATATATAGCAACATACAACTCAACTCAAAGTTTTTTATTTTACCTTTTCGCTCTATCTCTGATTTAACATCTGCGGctactttttcttcttcctctttttctgATTCTGATTCTACTTCTTCGTCATCTGAatatgcttcttcttcttcaattaccttctttttatttcttttatgtacttgttcttctttattcttcttctacttcttctgtacCTTTGCTTTCTTTTTGTTCTctgtttttctcttttttgcagtagctttgccaattttttctgagtcttcttcttctgaatcctCTGGTTTATCATGCTTCTGCTTTGTTCTTCTTTCTGCTAATAATTTCTTGTTGACCCTTTTCTTTTTGGTTGGTAAATCTTCTTGAATTTTGTTTCggttcatcttcctcttcctcttgttCTTTTTGCTTTTCTTCAAACAGtctcttcttgttcttcctcttctttttggTTTCTACATTGACATTTTGTTGAATATGTTGTGAATCATCTTCTTCTCTACTTTTTGCATTTATTCTTGGTGATCTTCTCATTCCTGTCATCTATTTCAAATGTAATAGTGCTAGTCAGACTTCTTATTCATTCATATAAACAATATTATTAGcatcaacaacacctttaatattGTTGATTTGTTTAGTATTGAAGAAATACTTTACAATCGACATGTTACAGATCAACCTTTAATATTGTTGATCTGTAAAATCCTATTGTTGAAACTTAAATATCATTATATCTCTAGTTTCAAGCATTCAATAACTAACAAGATCACATACAACAACATGATCAATTATGATGGTATCAACATTTATTGTTGACCATAGTTTTCAAATGGTCTATCATTagcatcaacaacatcaacaacatgaaCAACATCAATAACTAATTGTTGACACATTTTTATGGTATCAACACCTATTTGTTGACCACATCTATGGTATATCATTAGCATCAACACAGAATCATAATAACATTTTGTTGTCAATTTTTATTGTTGACACAATTTGGTGGTATCAACAACTATTGTTGACCACATCTATGGTCCATCATtaccatcaacaacatcaacaattgaTGAAAGAACACACACACGCAGAGTAATATATTGGCTAAAAATAGAAATTAACAAAAGAAATCATTTCTAACCTCTTTCGCCTGAAACTGCAACTGGTGATAATCTCTTTCTTATGAAAACAGATACAAAATCAACTCCAACTATAAAATCAAAATTATTCAATTAGACACAATATGAATGAGATACCAAATCAATTCAAATAGATTAGTAGCAGGAATTCTTCATAAATCGTacatgcaacaacttttttttcttcaccaAACTAAATCTGATTTCAAAACCgtaagaaatcaaaatcaaaatcttaaaaaccatcatgaaacaaaaatattcactAATAACAATAAGTAGAAGATGATAATTTTGTTTTACCTCTTTGAATTTGTTGTTTCAATCTTCAAAATCCGTAAACCCTATTTTCAATCATTTTTCTTCTCTGATTTTTTGATTGTTGAAAATGAAATGATTACAATGAAATCGTTTACTGAGATTTATATACTATGACGGTTTATTTTCAGTTTCGATTTACGGTTTCTCTTttgatttttggattcaaattttttttcttcttctacagtTACAGAACGAGAGAGAAGAGAtgaagaaggagagagagagatcgTGTTGTTGTAACGGCTATGGGAGTGAATGTTTGTTGCGGCGTAACGTTACAATCTTTAATTATACCGAGGACATTATAGTAATCTAATTATATCTGTTTTTTAGGGGAGGACATTATTATTATGGAGAAGGGTATTTGTGTTGGGCCTCTATGGGCATTTAATTAATTCACCCCATTTTATATATAAAGATGTATATTTCAACAAAGAAATGGGAGGGAAAGACACAATAGTGTTGTCGCTAGCTCATGCCCATCTTAATTACTTTATTTGTAGCATAATACATAGGTAAGCATATGATGAGCAAATATAATCTAGCTAAAGTACATAGATAATATAGATAAAATATAGGATAATAGTGTAAAGGTCCTAATGGTAACAGAGAGAGGGCATACACATCTTGCCGCAGTTGCAGCATAATGCAGATGTATTATTGGTGTAAGTGAAAAGGTCGTAGTCGTGGTGATCTAAACGACAAAAGAGAAGAGGAAGATCATCTTCATCCCGCTCCTTTGGACTTTCATTTGGGATAGAAAACAATCCATAAGAATATCTATCTTTCTGTGGTCCTTTCATCATAACCTGGTGCTCTACTGCATGTAGCTTACCATTGCTCCAAGTCTTGAATGCTTCGCCGACAAAAACGGTGAATGTGCAATCCTTCACCACGGCTGGTAGCCATTCCCCTTCCTTAGTTTCGATTTGAAGGCCTTCTTCGTTTTGATACAATATTGTTAGGAGGTTTTTATCAACATGGGCAGGTAACCCAACTTCCATTTCCTTGCCAGTTGGAGCTTTGTATTGTGTGAAGCGGAAGATGTTCCAGCTGTCTTTGACAAGCGAATCACAGTTTGTATCAGCTCCGTAGCTCTGGAAGATCATCTTGCGAATGATTTGCTCTAGTTCTGTCATCATTTTGCTGGTGTTGTTGACAGTTTCACTACACACAAAAACAGACGTTGGTAAGTATTTGAACGAGAGAGATAAATCGACAGAAATCAATGAAACGAAATCTAAAGAAAGCCAAGAGGTTAAAATAAGACAGGAGAAAGACGAGATTACCAGAAAGATTGGTTTCCTTTGGGCCACATAGTGTCAGTGAAAGCTTGGACCTCCTCCAGGTTGTGTGGATTGGGTAGGGTTAAACTTTCGTACAAAGGAGCGAATTTGAACTTCCCTGCATATCCATTGTGAGATTTTGAGTCGTCGGAGCTCTTTTGTTTAGTCTCCAGTGGTAGATCAAACAAACTCTTCGATCCTTGGAACATCTTTTCGTGTAATTCCACGGGAATCTTATCATAAACCACTTGAAAACCACCATAAACTTCTCCACCTTCTCTAACTAGTTTACATAAATTCTTCCAACCTTCACTTCCCTCTACTAGATCTTCGGGGTGTTTAGTGAAATCAATGCATGGCATTTGAATCTCAAAACCCATTTCTAtagatgtttatttttgttaaatgTATAACCTCTCTCTTTACTTCGGTTGTTATGGCTTTGTAAGAAACTATGCGATTAATCATGCATATATATAGAGACGAATAAAGAGTTTTAAACAGCTACTTGCTACTTTATATCAAAGATAATGTGGTTGAAAGTCTTCTATTGCTGCGGTTACAATGTAAGTTGTAATTAGCATAGTTTTCAAGGCATGATATTTGTCTAGGTCAATCTTGTGTGTATGTTGGCTTGAAAGTCTTTAGTCTTTCCATGTGAAAGAAAATTGATCTTCTTCAACTGCTGACaataattttatatataaagCGTGTAGATATGGTGTTTGCATGCAATCCTAAATTCCTAATTCACACTAAACAGAGGCACTCTTATTCCGTTAGTTGTTCAATGCAACCTTTCCTTCATTTGCCAAGTCCACGGTCTATGGTCTTCTAACTACAATTACTGCAAATATATCTTTTAATCAGGAGACACCAACCACGGATACATCTTTCTCTCTCCGTGGTTAGGGTTTCTGGAAGTATCTTGCAGGGCATGAAATCTGTAGCAACTGAGTGAGAGTTCTTAATTCATAAAACCTTgagacaaaaaagaaaataacacCCGCCCGCATTGACATAATGACGATTCCctcaacaaaagaaaagaaattccaTATGGGAATATATATAATAGGCCAAAGGCTTGGTAAACAGCAAGAGAGAAAGGACATCAGAGACTTAGGCAAACAAGGAGTTTACTTGAGCGTATTCTAGTCCTTTTATGGACAGTTTTGGATATCGTCCCTTAATGAGATTGGCTTGTTGCTGAGTTTATTGTATTAGTTCTTTGTGTTCGTGTGTACTACTAATACGTGTGTGGTACTCTGTGAACTAAAGTATGACAAATGTGGAAATTGACAAAACTCTCTTATTCGTGAAGAGATGGAGATAAAAACAAGTCTTCTTCCATCGTGCAACCTGAAGAATTCTGTGTACGTTTGCAAGTGTATGAGCTAGGATGAGTATACGTGCGTCAGTAGTATTCGTGAAGCACTGTGTTGCTGGATTGCACTCCAAGAAGTTGGCGAGGCCAAGTTAGGGGTGTGATGGTACGTGTATCAGATCTGCAGATTGAATCCAAAGGAAAGTAAGATCAGCAGTGTGTCATCGAACAAACACAACTCGGATTGTCTGAACTGTAACTCAAGTGCGTACACTTAATCCTATTTGGATTCACAAATTCTATGGAATGCAACCCGGCAACTGGTTCAGGACTAGTATTCACCCACCCCTCCTCAATCCTTTAGGTAGTACAATGGAAGACTTGGTTATTTTCTCTCCAGTTGATAGAGAGTAGCGGCACCTTGATAAGACTTGAAGCAGCACCTTAAATAATCAGCCAAGTCCATGAGAGCTAATTCAATACATTAATCCTTTCTTTTTTACAGTTTGTGCCATGTTCTCTTTCTTTCCTGTCACAGAAACTTGTACGGTTGATTGCTGTTGAGATGTTTATGCATTGTTAACGGAATCATTGTACGTACTTGTAGGGAGGTGTGGCTGATTCTAAAAATATCTACGTATTATTTCTAGAAAAGCGATCTGATAGATGTCAAGCAGATTAACCTGTGCTTTAATGGGCCTGGTAATTCTTAATGTCCAGCAAATCCTCCCTGTTCAATAAGCCATTGTGGTCCATGTACCTAtctgcgagtataaccaaagagcaaaaaccaaaaaaaaactaaaagaattTGGTTTACTCCGTGCTGTCACGCTATGGTGCACGAGCAAAATTTGGTCAGGCGCAACTTAAAAGTTCGCCCAAACCAGTCTCGCTTTAAAATCTCGCCCCTTTTTTTTTAATCAGGCTCACTTTAAAATCTCGCCCCACCATCAGGCGCACTTTATACCTAGGCCGGTGTCAGACGTACTTTTAAATTACCCGACTAAAACCAAACtaaagaccaaatatggtctggttTTTGGTTTTACTCTAGTTTTTGGTCTTTACCCCGTTCGACTGCGTCTGTTTTCTGGACCAAAATTTTAGTTTTAGTCGTCCGTTGTGGATGCTCTTAGAGCTTAAATCCCAAATATCAGGTTGAACCCACATGTAAGTTGTAATCTATGTCTAGAGAATCATATCTGTAATTGGAACCCTTATTACCTTTGTGGAGTTGCATGGTATTCCCTCAAGACGTGCATGATATTTTAGTGTCGTGGAGTTTGGAGATGCCCTTTGAGTGTCCGACAGATACTGCTGATGTCTGTTGGGTACTTGCGTATCCATGAAGAACGACAGGCTGATATTTGATGATAAGCTAAGGATCATTGCAGGCTGGTATTTATGAATTATCTTATAGTCTGGCGCATAGTTTGGACCTCTCAGTTCATTGTAGGGTTCCAACTTGGCCGAGGATCAATTGTAGATATCCGCAGTTTGTATATCATGTTATTGTCACTTTATATGGTTGACCCACGCATAGTTTGGATTGGGTTCTTTCCATCTCCCTTCAAATTATTTGATCGTTGTTTCAAAAAGCTACTAGTCTGGCGCCACTGCTAAATGAGTATTCTTTCATCCTACAAATTTACCTTCGGTCCAGAGCTTTTATGGTTCACCAATGGTGTAGATAATAGATATATTGAGCCAGTCTTTGGCTTATTGTTAGATTCATCAGAAAGCAATTAGCCTGGTGTAGCTTTTGGTCGTACAAATATCACCACAATTCTAAACTAGTAGATCAGGTCCGGTATATGCCATTAAAAATAGTAGTATTATTTACCTGCCGTTCATTTTGAAGCTTCCTGTACGGTATCATCACGATGCTTCAAATTATGTTATTAACTCAGAAAAATAGTATTATTGATTTCCTGCCGTTTACTTTGAAGCTTCCTGCAGGTATCATCACGATGCTTCAAATTATTTTATCAACTCAGACTTTGTCCAGCCTGGTGTACACCTTGTCTTGTCTGTTTGGTATGACGTAAACATCACTACATCAATTAGTATTGGTTTTAAACTATACCGTGGTAGCTTATGAGACTTCTCAATTATTATTCCTCAATCACCGGCCAGCAGGCAGGGATATTAATGAAATATTGTTTAGCCTATCTGTATTTCGTGTTGTCTTATAAAATTAATCCTAGATTGAATTAGCCCTTGGCTTGCTTGTTTGGGGTTTGCCTTAGTGCCCCCTTTGTTGCACATGCTTGTGCTTTTCATgtactttccctttcttcccttTGTTTAATAAAATCATAACCTTTCcgctccaatttttttttttttgttgtcagCATGTTGCCATAGTACCGGGGAAATGCACATTCAGATTTGTTACATAGACATACATCAAGTCAAGAAACAAGAAAAAGAGGCCAAGAGACCCCAAAAAACCTTTACTAAAACCATAGTAGCTGACCCTCAATACTTTTGGAGATAGCAGCTCTGCCAACAATTCTACATCTCCAATTTGCTATTGAGCTGCATACTTATAGCTTCATCAAGTGTCCTGCCGCAAAGTTCACTTAATGTATCCTTCAGTCTCATCAAGTGGGCATTAGCAATAAGTTATTGGGGAAGAAAATAGTTATTGTACTATCACATAACGTATTTAGTAGTCTGAATTAAAATGAAGTACAATGTGATGAAGCTGAATAACAATTGTTAACCATTAGGTATCTTGTTAATGTCAAATTTTCACTTAATTAAGTCGTATGCATAATGCCAAGCTTGTATCGTCTCTtctatcttttaaaatcaaagagACAACTAGAACTTATTTATTTTGACTCAACGACTTGGTAGCTTATTACTGATTctatatatatctcatatattGTAGGAGATAAGGAAATTAACTTTCATATCCTCATTCTTTTCTTTTAAGTCCTTCACAAGCTTGTGAGAACTACATATCGATAGATCTCTCGGCACTCTTCTCTTCGTCCCAATCTCTCTTTCCTTCCACAGTATACGTAACGTAACTATGTCGTGGTATAGAGATCCTGAATTGTTCCTGGGTTATCAAGCAAATGGTCAGATGGGTTTATGGGAGCTTAGGAAAAAATTCGGGAGTCCACTTACGTCAGGTGATTTCAGGCAAATAAGATCTAACGTTACAGATCATCTCTCTTTGATTGATAACGCTTTTCGATGGGTGAGAAGTGATTTTGACGCTTTGGCAGCTTTTATATATAGGCATGACCTATTAGTAAACTGTCAAGGTTTGTCGATTCCCATAACCTTTCCTCGAGATAGAGCTATTAATAACCAACCTAACACGAACCGTGGAGTTTATTTCTGGTCGCATGAGTTGGTAAACTTGCCCCGGTATGGTGTGCCTGTTCATTCGGTTCGATTCCAAGAGGTTCGTTTCATGGAAGGTGGTGGTTCTGCTCCTGTGGAACCCAGTCCCAAGGAAAATGACTTGGCTGCAAAATTGGCTGCATGTATCAGAGAACGAGATCGAGAAAGGGCTGAGAAACAGGCTCTGCAGAAAAGCAATTCTGACTTACACGTCACAATTGCCACTCTCAAAGATGATTTGCTAAGAGATAAAGATGATAAGAAGCGGATCACCAATGATCGGGATCGACTGGAGGCTGACAAAAAAGCTGTGGATGAAAGAGTTTCCAACTTAGAAGCCGTCAATGCCACCCATGAAAATGAACTTGAAA comes from Papaver somniferum cultivar HN1 chromosome 7, ASM357369v1, whole genome shotgun sequence and encodes:
- the LOC113293421 gene encoding probable 2-oxoglutarate-dependent dioxygenase AOP1, producing MGFEIQMPCIDFTKHPEDLVEGSEGWKNLCKLVREGGEVYGGFQVVYDKIPVELHEKMFQGSKSLFDLPLETKQKSSDDSKSHNGYAGKFKFAPLYESLTLPNPHNLEEVQAFTDTMWPKGNQSFCETVNNTSKMMTELEQIIRKMIFQSYGADTNCDSLVKDSWNIFRFTQYKAPTGKEMEVGLPAHVDKNLLTILYQNEEGLQIETKEGEWLPAVVKDCTFTVFVGEAFKTWSNGKLHAVEHQVMMKGPQKDRYSYGLFSIPNESPKERDEDDLPLLFCRLDHHDYDLFTYTNNTSALCCNCGKMCMPSLCYH